Proteins from a genomic interval of Thamnophis elegans isolate rThaEle1 chromosome 2, rThaEle1.pri, whole genome shotgun sequence:
- the LOC116524041 gene encoding olfactory receptor 2D3-like, giving the protein MANNILWENKSSVSEFILLGFSTKLQTQRFLFALFLILYLMILLGNGLIINLIRIDSRLHTPMYFFLANLSFLDISYSSTTMPQMLIHLLVKSKTISFVGCTAQMYIFLSLGITECVLYAVMAYDRYVAICHPLHYSSMMSKSVCVKMVVGSWACGFLFAMMHTSFTMRLPYCGPNEINHFFCEVPAILKLACADTRVNEVVDFVLGVILLMTPLSLIATSYMFILSAILKIRSAEGKFKAFSTCTSHITVVTLFYGAAMFMYMRPASSYKPERDKKFSLFYNVVSALLNPCIYSLRNKEIKGALCKWVCIQ; this is encoded by the coding sequence ATGGCAAACAATATCCTATGGGAAAATAAAAGTTCTGTCTCTGAATTCATCCTTCTGGGTTTCTCAACCAAGCTGCAAACACAACGGTTCCTTTTTGCTCTCTTCCTCATCCTGTATTTGATGATTCTCCTAGGCAACGGCCTCATTATCAACCTCATCAGAATAGACTCTCGTCTCCACACGCCCATGTACTTCTTCTTGGCCAATCTATCTTTCTTGGACATCAGTTATAGTTCTACCACAATGCCCCAGATGTTAATACATCTCCTTGTAAAGAGTAAAACCATCTCCTTTGTTGGCTGTACTGCTCAAATGTACATCTTCCTGTCTTTGGGGATAACTGAATGCGTTCTCTACGCCGTGATGGCTTACGATCGGTATGTAGCCATCTGCCACCCATTACACTACTCTAGCATGATGAGCAAGTCGGTTTGTGTTAAGATGGTCGTCGGGTCCTGGGCCTGTGGCTTCCTCTTTGCCATGATGCACACCAGCTTCACGATGCGCTTGCCTTATTGCGGCCCAAACGAGATCAACCACTTCTTTTGTGAAGTGCCAGCTATCTTGAAATTAGCTTGTGCTGACACACGCGTCAATGAGGTGGTGGACTTTGTGTTGGGGGTGATCTTGCTCATGACCCCACTTTCTTTGATTGCGACCTCTTACATGTTCATCTTGAGTGCTATCCTGAAGATCCGCTCGGCAGAAGGGAAGTTCAAAGCTTTCTCCACCTGCACCTCACACATTACAGTGGTGACTCTCTTCTACGGTGCTGCCATGTTCATGTACATGCGCCCAGCTTCCAGCTATAAGCCAGAAAGAGACAAGAAGTTTTCTCTCTTTTACAATGTGGTATCTGCTCTTTTGAACCCATGTATTTACTCTCTAAGAAACAAGGAGATCAAAGGAGCCCTGTGCAAATGGGTTTGCATACAATAA